A genome region from Thermococcus gorgonarius includes the following:
- a CDS encoding SDR family oxidoreductase, protein MKVAVVTGASKGIGRAIAEALAREGYNLALGARSVDLLEELSKELEEKHGVKVLYRYLDVSSPQSLKEFAEAVLEEFGGVDLLVANAGIPMGGRLDEVSEEDMERVFQVNALGVWRTIKLFLPSLKERRGTVAVVTSYISTMILANAGAYVASKWAARAFTKTFQMENPEVKFIELRPGMVDTYFYGRPGRKIEEGFMKPEDVAELLVALLKLPKHVLVEEVLFRSIY, encoded by the coding sequence ATGAAGGTGGCCGTCGTTACCGGCGCTTCAAAGGGTATTGGTAGGGCAATTGCGGAAGCACTTGCACGGGAGGGCTATAACTTGGCCCTTGGTGCGAGGAGTGTTGACCTCTTGGAAGAGCTTTCAAAGGAGCTGGAGGAAAAGCACGGTGTTAAAGTCCTCTACCGCTATCTAGATGTCTCAAGTCCCCAGAGCTTGAAGGAGTTCGCTGAAGCAGTTTTGGAGGAGTTCGGGGGAGTTGACCTTCTCGTAGCGAACGCAGGGATACCAATGGGCGGCAGGCTCGATGAGGTGAGTGAAGAGGACATGGAGCGGGTCTTCCAGGTGAACGCTCTCGGCGTCTGGAGGACTATAAAACTCTTCCTGCCGAGCCTAAAGGAGAGACGGGGAACCGTGGCGGTCGTCACGTCCTACATCTCAACGATGATACTGGCCAATGCAGGGGCCTACGTGGCGAGCAAGTGGGCGGCGAGGGCCTTTACAAAGACATTCCAGATGGAAAATCCTGAGGTAAAGTTTATCGAACTCCGCCCGGGCATGGTGGACACCTACTTCTACGGCAGGCCGGGAAGGAAGATAGAGGAAGGCTTTATGAAGCCTGAAGACGTTGCGGAGCTCCTTGTGGCACTGCTGAAGCTTCCAAAGCACGTTTTAGTGGAGGAAGTGCTGTTCAGGTCAATTTACTGA
- the pcc1 gene encoding KEOPS complex subunit Pcc1, which yields MNEPIEGYIEIEFPTEEVARVVYESVRIEHETVPYRRTRASFTLNGRKIRLEFKATDNSALRGTLNSYLRWIKVALDSIDL from the coding sequence GTGAATGAGCCAATAGAGGGCTACATAGAGATTGAATTCCCCACGGAGGAAGTGGCGAGGGTTGTCTATGAAAGCGTCAGAATAGAGCACGAGACTGTCCCTTACAGGAGAACGAGGGCCAGTTTCACCCTGAACGGGAGAAAAATAAGGCTTGAGTTCAAGGCCACCGATAACTCAGCGTTGAGAGGTACCCTTAACTCTTACCTTAGATGGATTAAGGTTGCTTTGGATTCAATAGACCTCTGA
- a CDS encoding prefoldin subunit beta, with amino-acid sequence MQNIPPQVQAMLGQLESYQQQLQLVVQQKQKVQLELTEAKKALEEIEKLPDDAVIYKTVGTLIVKTEKTKVVEELKEKIETLEVRLNALERQEKKLNEKLKELTAQIQSALRPPTAG; translated from the coding sequence ATGCAGAACATTCCGCCGCAGGTTCAGGCCATGCTGGGCCAGCTTGAGAGTTACCAGCAGCAGCTTCAGCTCGTTGTTCAGCAGAAGCAGAAGGTTCAGCTTGAGCTGACGGAGGCCAAGAAGGCCCTTGAGGAGATCGAAAAGCTGCCCGATGATGCAGTCATCTACAAGACGGTAGGGACTCTCATCGTTAAAACCGAGAAGACCAAGGTCGTCGAGGAGCTCAAGGAAAAGATAGAGACCCTTGAGGTTCGCCTCAACGCCCTAGAGAGGCAGGAGAAGAAGCTCAACGAGAAGCTCAAGGAGCTCACTGCACAGATACAGTCCGCCCTAAGGCCGCCGACAGCCGGCTGA
- a CDS encoding ABC transporter ATP-binding protein, giving the protein MAMNKRMVLENLRAYYRQLKGTTEYLVKAVDGVNLEIYEGDILGLVGESGCGKSTLAKTMMMDLTPPLQYMGGKLQIISRDGAVFDITQFKSKDQVKRTLWGKHIAYVPQDALNALMPTIKIKKIAYDVLRSNESGITFQEAVKKAKERLTELDLPDYVTELYPFQLSGGMRQRAVLAMATLLNPEILIVDEPTSALDVTTQKIVLKSLLKLRKLELVDSIVFITHDISTVRQIANRIAVMYAGKIVEVGPTESIIKDPLHPYTKALIESVASIEPEGREKGISYIPGQPPNLINPPTGCRFHPRCPYAMEICRKEEPELVKINESLVACWLYKGGRENV; this is encoded by the coding sequence ATGGCAATGAACAAAAGAATGGTGTTGGAAAATCTAAGGGCGTACTACCGACAGCTAAAGGGAACCACCGAGTATCTTGTAAAGGCGGTTGATGGCGTTAACCTGGAAATCTATGAGGGCGATATTTTGGGTCTGGTTGGTGAGAGCGGATGTGGAAAATCCACCCTTGCAAAAACCATGATGATGGACCTTACTCCGCCCCTGCAGTACATGGGAGGAAAACTACAGATTATAAGCAGAGATGGGGCCGTATTCGACATAACCCAGTTTAAAAGTAAAGACCAGGTCAAGAGAACTTTATGGGGAAAACACATAGCTTATGTTCCCCAGGATGCTTTGAACGCCCTTATGCCAACGATAAAAATTAAGAAAATAGCCTATGATGTCCTTAGGTCTAATGAGAGCGGCATTACTTTCCAAGAAGCTGTTAAAAAAGCGAAAGAAAGGCTAACCGAGCTGGATCTCCCCGATTACGTAACCGAGCTTTATCCCTTCCAGCTAAGCGGAGGAATGAGGCAGAGGGCAGTGCTGGCTATGGCAACACTACTGAACCCCGAGATTTTGATAGTGGACGAGCCGACCTCGGCACTTGATGTGACGACACAAAAAATAGTTCTGAAGTCTCTACTCAAGCTGAGGAAACTTGAACTCGTTGACAGTATAGTTTTCATAACTCACGATATATCCACGGTGAGGCAGATAGCAAACCGCATAGCCGTTATGTACGCTGGAAAAATCGTAGAGGTCGGGCCAACGGAATCAATCATCAAAGACCCACTTCACCCATACACCAAGGCCCTCATCGAGTCTGTGGCATCAATAGAACCGGAAGGGAGGGAAAAAGGCATTTCTTACATTCCTGGGCAGCCTCCCAACTTGATAAATCCCCCGACAGGGTGCAGGTTCCATCCAAGATGTCCCTACGCTATGGAGATTTGTAGAAAAGAGGAACCTGAGTTGGTAAAGATCAATGAAAGCTTGGTTGCATGCTGGCTGTACAAAGGGGGTAGGGAAAATGTCTAA
- a CDS encoding ABC transporter permease, which yields MRPIYRYLLIKLSFLLATYFVAVTIAFVLPRIAPGNPVQQIIAGLSQGSLSPELLDQYQRRLIEEFGLNKPLHVQYFEFLKNAFSGNLGTSISSYRQPVTKLIAWHLPWTLLLLVPATLVAWTIGNYLGARAAYRRGTLFEKSVVSTGIILSQIPYYWMAMVLIYVFAIKLGWFPSGSAYDPTLAPSLNWEFIKSYLHHYILPFLSIALVSTGGWIIGMRVLAAMELGSTYVKFSEMLNVHDEIIFRYVLRNSLLPQVTGIAIQLGTVMAGQIITEQLFNYQGMGILLARALGSRDYPLIQGIFLILIGTLLLANFIVEFIYVLIDPRIRLGARE from the coding sequence ATGCGACCGATATACAGATACCTCCTCATTAAACTTTCTTTTTTACTTGCCACTTACTTTGTTGCTGTGACCATAGCATTTGTTCTTCCCAGAATAGCACCGGGCAATCCAGTGCAGCAAATCATAGCTGGACTTTCCCAGGGTTCGCTCTCTCCAGAGTTGCTGGATCAGTACCAAAGAAGACTTATAGAGGAATTTGGATTAAACAAACCCCTCCACGTTCAATATTTTGAATTCCTTAAAAATGCATTCTCAGGAAATCTCGGAACCTCTATCTCCTCTTACAGACAGCCGGTAACAAAACTAATAGCATGGCATCTTCCATGGACTCTGCTTCTCCTTGTGCCAGCTACTCTGGTTGCATGGACAATAGGAAATTATCTGGGTGCGAGGGCCGCGTACAGAAGAGGTACCCTCTTCGAGAAGAGCGTTGTCTCAACGGGCATAATACTCTCCCAGATCCCCTACTACTGGATGGCGATGGTGCTCATATACGTCTTTGCAATTAAATTAGGCTGGTTCCCTTCCGGTTCTGCATATGATCCCACTTTAGCTCCTTCCCTCAATTGGGAGTTTATAAAAAGCTACCTGCATCACTATATACTCCCATTCCTTTCCATAGCCCTGGTTAGCACGGGCGGATGGATAATAGGGATGAGGGTTTTAGCGGCGATGGAGCTTGGGTCAACCTATGTCAAATTCTCCGAAATGCTCAATGTACATGACGAGATTATATTTAGATATGTCCTCAGAAACTCCCTACTTCCGCAAGTGACAGGGATAGCTATTCAGCTGGGAACCGTCATGGCCGGACAGATAATTACAGAGCAGCTTTTCAATTATCAGGGAATGGGCATTTTACTCGCGAGGGCTCTAGGATCTAGGGATTATCCACTAATACAGGGAATATTCCTGATTCTCATTGGAACACTGCTCCTTGCCAACTTCATAGTCGAGTTCATTTATGTGCTGATAGACCCGAGAATACGCTTGGGGGCTAGGGAGTGA
- a CDS encoding cation:proton antiporter gives MTFDVIGYVFVIIATARIFAEVFERIGYPGFLGEITAGLLLGVFLHDLPRDDLTLMAELGVFFLMMYAGLELTPEEVRIGGKKSFPIYVITLITMGLLTLPFTNYEFGVENLIVASILAVASAPIVIRLTRFFGQEFLHIALSYAVISEVGTLAILYIVINFELHHLSYFELFLELVKDVVFLTVVLGINYVLGIKQKVKIIRALRNLRSDEAVFGMVMILATSLALISEEIGLHFSIGAFLVGLMLHSDLMGTKQFERVHTIISGVTYGIFAPIFFAWRGINLETEFSLEVLYFFAVIYLVRLLLTTVLVWERNVKVSLTRAAGIASFGVLGLLVGEVGYSYGVLSEHMYAMASLSSILGIFVSASIGLVISHLGGSKSE, from the coding sequence TTGACGTTTGACGTTATAGGCTACGTCTTCGTCATAATAGCAACTGCAAGGATTTTTGCAGAGGTCTTTGAGAGGATTGGTTATCCCGGCTTTCTGGGGGAGATAACCGCAGGTCTTCTGCTTGGAGTTTTTCTCCACGACCTTCCACGTGATGACTTAACTCTCATGGCCGAGTTAGGCGTTTTCTTCCTCATGATGTACGCTGGTCTTGAGCTCACTCCAGAGGAAGTCCGCATAGGCGGGAAGAAGAGCTTCCCAATCTACGTTATAACGCTGATCACGATGGGTTTGCTAACTTTACCGTTCACTAACTATGAATTTGGGGTCGAGAACCTCATAGTGGCCTCAATTCTGGCCGTTGCATCTGCTCCCATAGTCATAAGACTCACGCGCTTCTTTGGCCAGGAATTCCTCCACATAGCGCTCTCATACGCAGTCATAAGCGAAGTTGGAACGCTAGCAATTCTGTATATCGTGATAAACTTCGAACTTCACCACCTTAGCTACTTCGAGCTTTTCCTGGAGCTGGTCAAGGATGTGGTCTTCCTGACAGTGGTTCTCGGGATAAACTATGTACTTGGGATAAAGCAGAAAGTCAAGATAATCCGGGCCCTTAGAAATCTCAGAAGCGACGAAGCCGTCTTTGGCATGGTAATGATACTGGCCACTTCGCTTGCGCTGATAAGTGAGGAGATTGGCCTGCACTTCAGCATAGGGGCATTTTTGGTCGGTCTAATGCTCCACAGCGACCTTATGGGAACGAAGCAGTTTGAGAGAGTCCACACAATCATTTCAGGGGTTACCTACGGAATTTTTGCCCCAATATTCTTCGCATGGAGGGGGATAAACCTAGAGACGGAGTTTTCCCTGGAGGTGCTCTACTTTTTTGCAGTTATATATCTCGTGAGGTTGCTCCTGACTACGGTGCTCGTCTGGGAGCGCAACGTTAAGGTTTCCCTGACCCGCGCCGCTGGGATAGCGAGCTTCGGAGTGCTCGGCCTACTTGTGGGGGAGGTTGGCTACTCCTACGGCGTGCTGAGCGAGCACATGTATGCCATGGCGTCTCTGTCAAGTATACTGGGAATCTTCGTCTCTGCCAGTATCGGGCTCGTCATCAGCCATCTTGGGGGGAGCAAAAGTGAATGA
- a CDS encoding DUF3194 domain-containing protein, which produces MASGEKKVIHIGLPELSEEELIELGELAQKVIIKHIFDVLNRSDVKDIEVTTRINRDETLDLEIEVYLEVPVFVKVNVDSLINEALERAYESVEKKLKTLAIKD; this is translated from the coding sequence ATGGCCAGCGGCGAGAAGAAAGTTATTCACATAGGTCTTCCCGAACTGAGCGAGGAGGAACTGATTGAACTCGGTGAGCTGGCACAAAAGGTCATTATAAAGCATATCTTTGATGTCCTGAACAGAAGTGACGTCAAGGACATCGAAGTTACGACGAGAATTAACCGGGATGAAACCCTCGACCTCGAGATCGAGGTTTATCTTGAGGTTCCAGTCTTCGTCAAGGTGAACGTTGATTCCCTTATCAACGAAGCCCTGGAAAGAGCTTATGAGAGCGTTGAGAAGAAGCTGAAAACGCTTGCCATAAAGGATTAA
- the bgaS gene encoding beta-galactosidase BgaS has product MYKFPRDFLFGYSWSGFQFEMGLPGSEVPNSDWWAWVHDIENIAAGLVSGDLPENGPAYWDLYKKDHDIAESLGMDAIRGGIEWARIFPKPTFDVKARVERDEKGNIVSVEVPESSIKELEKIADMNALEHYREIYADWKERGKTFILNLYHWPLPLWLHDPLKVRKLGPDRAPAGWLDDKSVVEFAKFAAFVAYHLDDLVEVWSTMNEPNVVYQNGYTRPTHGFPPGYLSFEAERKAKMNLIQAHARAYDVIKEYSDKDVGVIYAYTWPDPLREDIEEEVRAIRERELYSFVDAVHFGKAADVEERDDLKGRVDWLGVNYYSRIAFDMVNGHVLPVPGYGFSGERGGYARSGRPCSDFGWEIYPEGLEQLLKDLAKRYGLPMMITENGIADAADRYRPHYLVSHLKAVHEAMKEGADVRGYLHWSLTDNYEWAQGFRMRFGLVYVDMETKKRYLRPSALVFREIATRKEIPEELEHLSSLDFLVRR; this is encoded by the coding sequence ATGTACAAGTTTCCCAGAGATTTTCTTTTTGGATATTCCTGGTCCGGATTCCAGTTCGAGATGGGACTCCCCGGGAGCGAGGTTCCGAACAGCGACTGGTGGGCATGGGTTCACGACATTGAAAACATAGCGGCAGGCCTCGTTAGTGGAGATCTGCCGGAGAACGGGCCTGCTTACTGGGATCTATATAAGAAAGACCACGATATAGCGGAAAGCCTCGGAATGGACGCGATTAGGGGAGGAATAGAGTGGGCGAGAATCTTCCCCAAGCCAACGTTTGACGTGAAAGCCCGCGTTGAGAGGGATGAAAAGGGCAACATAGTCTCGGTGGAAGTTCCTGAAAGTTCAATTAAGGAACTCGAAAAAATAGCGGACATGAATGCTCTAGAGCACTACCGGGAGATCTACGCGGACTGGAAGGAGAGGGGAAAGACTTTCATACTCAACCTCTACCACTGGCCATTACCCCTGTGGCTCCATGATCCTCTTAAGGTAAGAAAACTCGGACCCGACAGGGCTCCGGCGGGATGGCTTGACGATAAGAGCGTCGTTGAGTTCGCCAAGTTTGCGGCATTCGTTGCGTACCACCTCGACGACCTCGTTGAGGTCTGGAGCACGATGAACGAGCCAAACGTCGTGTACCAAAACGGCTATACAAGGCCGACTCATGGTTTTCCGCCGGGGTATCTGAGCTTTGAGGCCGAAAGAAAGGCAAAGATGAACCTCATCCAGGCCCATGCCCGGGCCTACGATGTTATCAAAGAGTACTCTGACAAAGACGTGGGGGTAATATACGCATACACATGGCCCGACCCGCTCAGGGAAGATATTGAGGAAGAAGTGCGGGCGATAAGGGAGAGGGAACTCTACAGCTTCGTTGATGCCGTCCACTTTGGAAAAGCTGCCGACGTCGAAGAAAGGGACGACCTCAAGGGAAGGGTAGACTGGCTCGGCGTGAACTACTACTCGAGGATTGCCTTTGACATGGTGAACGGCCACGTCCTCCCGGTGCCGGGTTATGGATTTTCCGGAGAGAGGGGTGGCTACGCCAGATCCGGAAGGCCCTGCAGCGACTTCGGGTGGGAGATTTATCCCGAAGGCCTTGAACAGCTCCTTAAAGACCTTGCAAAAAGATACGGCCTCCCCATGATGATAACGGAGAACGGCATAGCCGATGCCGCTGACAGGTACCGCCCCCACTACCTTGTAAGCCACCTTAAAGCTGTTCACGAGGCCATGAAAGAGGGCGCCGATGTGAGGGGCTACCTCCACTGGTCGCTAACCGATAACTATGAATGGGCCCAGGGCTTCAGGATGAGGTTTGGGCTCGTATATGTGGATATGGAGACCAAGAAACGCTATTTACGTCCAAGTGCTCTGGTTTTCAGAGAAATAGCGACCAGAAAAGAGATTCCGGAAGAACTTGAGCACCTTTCCAGCTTAGACTTCCTCGTGAGGAGGTAG
- a CDS encoding ribosomal biogenesis protein translates to MMLITTSHRPTRRTRSFGHDLERVFPNSLYMTRGKKTIKDLLMEAYDRNYERLLIINVWKGNPLKMTFIKVDPEDWGYLGYLYLHGIKLQREIGFRNIPPIREEMPFVVTTAKRVGIDHTAFAQVFAELTGGKFVPRGNKSLQTIADKNNTDVIGVIENYPRGMAVNFYRLDITKERAVGPLILVKIWIMEDGRRWDYKEALGIKPKD, encoded by the coding sequence ATGATGCTGATAACAACATCCCACAGACCGACGAGAAGGACGAGAAGTTTTGGCCACGACCTGGAGAGGGTCTTCCCCAATTCACTCTACATGACTAGGGGAAAGAAGACTATCAAAGACCTCCTCATGGAGGCCTACGACAGGAACTACGAGAGGCTTTTGATAATCAACGTCTGGAAGGGCAACCCGCTCAAGATGACTTTCATTAAGGTCGATCCAGAGGACTGGGGCTACCTTGGCTATCTCTACCTCCACGGCATAAAACTCCAGCGTGAGATAGGCTTCAGGAACATACCTCCCATAAGGGAAGAGATGCCCTTCGTTGTAACCACGGCCAAGCGCGTTGGAATCGATCACACCGCCTTCGCTCAAGTCTTTGCAGAGCTCACCGGCGGTAAGTTCGTTCCCAGAGGCAACAAGAGCCTTCAGACAATAGCTGACAAAAACAACACGGATGTAATCGGCGTTATAGAGAACTATCCAAGGGGAATGGCCGTCAACTTCTACCGCCTTGACATAACCAAGGAAAGGGCCGTTGGACCGCTTATACTGGTCAAGATATGGATAATGGAAGACGGCCGGAGATGGGACTACAAGGAGGCCCTCGGTATCAAGCCAAAGGACTGA
- a CDS encoding ABC transporter permease produces MNKEIFYLLFRNKRFVIGFSILVFEILLSLFGAYLYPIDPFDPAGPPASPPNSYYLLGTDQFGRDILAQVVVGIRNSLYVGVLTGIFSIAIGLTIGTIAGIKGGLIDESLMAFTNVVLTIPNVLLAIIIATYVGLENAGLTLVAVIISLTAWPWFARAIRAQFLSLRERDFVHFSRMTGYGDLKIAVFDLLPYVTTYTIVAFVNFMNIGINAEVGLSILGLTPIHIMTLGKMLYFAAVTQSYFLGHWWVFIPPGILLVALSTSLLLIATGIEQVFNPRLREM; encoded by the coding sequence ATGAACAAGGAAATATTTTATTTGCTCTTTAGGAACAAAAGGTTCGTGATAGGCTTCAGTATACTGGTATTCGAGATATTACTGTCACTGTTCGGAGCTTACCTGTACCCAATTGACCCCTTTGATCCCGCGGGGCCTCCAGCGTCTCCCCCAAACAGTTACTACCTCCTAGGAACTGACCAATTTGGTAGGGACATCCTTGCTCAGGTGGTAGTTGGCATTAGAAATTCCCTTTATGTGGGAGTACTGACTGGAATCTTCTCCATTGCCATAGGCCTTACAATAGGAACAATAGCGGGGATAAAGGGCGGACTAATAGATGAAAGCCTGATGGCATTCACCAACGTCGTCCTCACAATACCCAACGTGTTGCTGGCCATTATCATAGCTACCTACGTGGGTCTTGAAAATGCAGGGCTAACCCTTGTGGCAGTTATAATTTCTTTAACAGCCTGGCCATGGTTTGCAAGGGCAATAAGGGCACAGTTCCTGAGCCTTAGGGAAAGGGACTTTGTGCATTTCTCCAGGATGACAGGGTACGGAGACCTCAAGATAGCAGTTTTTGACCTGCTCCCCTACGTCACCACGTATACCATAGTGGCTTTTGTGAATTTTATGAACATAGGAATAAACGCGGAAGTGGGTTTAAGCATACTGGGACTGACACCAATACACATAATGACCCTCGGAAAAATGCTCTACTTCGCTGCAGTGACTCAATCATACTTCCTGGGCCACTGGTGGGTCTTCATACCTCCAGGAATTCTGCTCGTTGCGCTATCAACCTCCCTGCTTCTGATAGCCACTGGAATAGAGCAGGTGTTCAACCCAAGATTAAGGGAGATGTAA
- a CDS encoding ABC transporter substrate-binding protein produces the protein MVNKKKIGGMFLLLVFVGSFWGLQPVSAQISLPREDTVFVTGAQWSPASTWNLFSPSQTWGTYTSGGFMYLPLFQYIAGLNVWVPIIGESFELVNETTLIVHLRPEAKWSDGEPITAEDVVYTFELSKKVGSGPAAGSEPYIGDVKAIDSHTVQFTIGPEKNLPMFLLYALQFAPAPKHIIEQVYQKVGNHIIEWRNCGGTCDDVVSTENGDVTINVPQVVSGPYKLYYFDELRIVYERIDDWWGKDIFGLPGPKYVVHRIYLSNEQALLDLRQGNVDWSGIFIPNVGNFKEIGTFYKGKPYFRPGAFVMLYFNHKDPILQDPNLRKAIAYAINYQEVLTKAFYDYSPQPSMSLVFTVFPHYRMWLNTTLAQEYWGNPEGKIPYDPERAKQILAQAGYKDVDGDGFLETPSGEKIELNIIVPTGWTDWMIAADLIAHDLQKIGLNVVANPVDYGAYWGMINGAGYTLALGWTNSPSFYHPWDTYRYVLDPRLTPPTGNWGFYNNSKALELLVEAAKAESSEELMKYYTEIQKLIYEDIPAVPIAYSVQWYAYSEKYWTGWPNEDNPWWTEVAPYREYSLPLWLLFGLKKKGEPVSPPQWAKPKDEGGILIPNKEVLSQLSGVFVPEVNVTETFTTSSTSETETQPQPQAPASSSRFIVGILGIVIAVIVIVIGARKLSK, from the coding sequence ATGGTGAACAAAAAGAAAATTGGGGGCATGTTTTTACTTCTTGTTTTTGTGGGATCATTTTGGGGACTCCAGCCGGTAAGTGCACAGATTTCCCTTCCCAGGGAAGATACAGTCTTCGTAACTGGAGCCCAGTGGAGCCCGGCATCAACGTGGAACCTCTTTTCACCTTCCCAGACCTGGGGAACATACACCAGCGGAGGCTTCATGTACCTTCCACTATTCCAGTATATAGCCGGTCTGAACGTCTGGGTGCCAATTATAGGGGAAAGCTTTGAGCTCGTAAACGAGACCACTCTCATAGTCCACCTGCGCCCTGAGGCCAAGTGGAGTGATGGAGAGCCAATAACCGCGGAGGATGTAGTGTATACTTTCGAGCTCTCGAAGAAAGTTGGTTCCGGACCCGCGGCCGGTTCTGAGCCTTATATCGGAGACGTTAAGGCAATTGACTCACACACGGTCCAGTTTACAATAGGGCCTGAGAAGAACCTCCCAATGTTCCTCCTCTATGCGCTCCAGTTTGCTCCCGCTCCGAAGCACATAATCGAACAGGTCTATCAAAAAGTCGGAAACCATATCATAGAGTGGAGGAACTGTGGTGGAACCTGTGACGACGTTGTCTCTACCGAAAACGGCGACGTGACCATAAACGTCCCGCAGGTGGTTTCCGGGCCATATAAGCTCTACTACTTCGACGAGCTCAGAATTGTTTATGAGAGGATAGACGACTGGTGGGGCAAGGACATCTTTGGCCTTCCGGGCCCAAAATACGTAGTTCACAGGATCTACCTGAGCAACGAACAGGCGTTGCTGGACCTCAGACAGGGAAACGTTGACTGGTCAGGCATATTTATCCCCAACGTTGGCAACTTTAAGGAGATAGGCACGTTCTACAAGGGCAAGCCCTACTTCAGGCCGGGAGCGTTTGTCATGCTTTACTTCAACCACAAGGATCCAATCCTCCAAGATCCCAATTTAAGAAAAGCTATCGCCTATGCAATAAACTACCAAGAAGTCCTCACAAAAGCGTTCTATGACTACTCCCCACAGCCCTCAATGTCACTGGTGTTTACGGTGTTCCCCCACTACAGGATGTGGCTCAACACCACACTTGCCCAGGAGTATTGGGGCAACCCTGAGGGGAAGATACCCTATGATCCAGAGCGTGCCAAGCAGATTCTTGCTCAGGCGGGATACAAAGATGTCGATGGGGACGGCTTCTTAGAGACCCCAAGCGGTGAGAAGATCGAGCTGAACATAATAGTCCCGACTGGATGGACCGACTGGATGATAGCCGCAGACTTGATAGCACACGACCTTCAGAAGATTGGACTAAATGTAGTGGCAAACCCCGTTGACTACGGTGCCTACTGGGGCATGATAAACGGCGCCGGATACACCCTTGCCCTGGGCTGGACAAACTCACCGTCATTCTACCACCCGTGGGACACATACAGATACGTCCTTGACCCAAGGCTCACACCTCCCACCGGAAATTGGGGCTTCTACAACAACTCCAAGGCCTTGGAGCTTCTCGTTGAAGCAGCAAAGGCAGAGTCTTCCGAGGAGCTGATGAAATACTACACCGAGATTCAGAAGCTCATATACGAGGATATACCAGCCGTCCCAATTGCCTATTCAGTCCAGTGGTATGCCTACAGCGAAAAATACTGGACCGGATGGCCAAACGAAGATAACCCCTGGTGGACGGAGGTGGCACCGTACAGGGAGTACTCCCTACCGCTGTGGCTACTCTTTGGACTGAAAAAGAAGGGAGAGCCCGTTAGCCCGCCGCAGTGGGCAAAGCCCAAGGACGAAGGAGGTATATTGATACCAAACAAGGAAGTCCTCTCCCAGCTCAGCGGAGTTTTCGTGCCTGAAGTCAACGTAACTGAAACATTCACGACTTCTTCAACATCAGAAACTGAGACTCAACCACAACCACAGGCACCGGCGAGCAGCTCAAGATTCATTGTTGGAATTTTGGGAATCGTAATAGCCGTTATAGTCATTGTAATCGGGGCCAGGAAGCTGTCTAAGTGA
- a CDS encoding ABC transporter ATP-binding protein has product MSKEMLVCDHVTKIFTSGFIKKIEVKAVDDVSFTVREGEIISLIGQSGSGKTTLGKIILRLIPPTSGRVLFYGKDIWRDIKTKEELKEYWRQVHAVFQNPMGSFNEFYKVDRVLNQALELIGVDPKSEEGMLLKEESLKAVGLNPDEILGKYPHQLSGGQLQRVMIARSWILRPKLLIADEAVSMLDVSTRGKIVEIFKELRNKLGSSIIFISHDIGLSYFISDRIFIMYKGKIIEEGTPQEVIDNPKHEYTKTLVESVPTIYRKWEDFLEV; this is encoded by the coding sequence ATGTCTAAAGAAATGCTCGTCTGTGACCATGTCACCAAAATCTTCACTTCCGGTTTCATAAAAAAGATCGAGGTCAAAGCCGTTGATGACGTATCTTTCACCGTGAGAGAGGGAGAGATAATATCACTGATAGGACAGAGCGGTTCGGGAAAAACTACCCTGGGAAAGATTATCCTCAGACTGATACCTCCCACCTCTGGAAGAGTGCTCTTCTACGGTAAAGACATTTGGCGGGACATAAAAACGAAGGAAGAACTTAAAGAATACTGGAGACAGGTGCATGCAGTCTTTCAAAACCCCATGGGAAGTTTCAATGAGTTCTACAAGGTAGACAGAGTTCTTAACCAGGCCTTGGAGCTTATAGGCGTCGACCCTAAATCAGAAGAGGGGATGCTATTAAAGGAAGAATCCCTAAAGGCAGTGGGTCTGAACCCCGACGAAATCTTGGGAAAGTATCCCCACCAGCTTTCAGGAGGACAGCTTCAGAGGGTAATGATTGCTAGGAGCTGGATACTGAGACCCAAGCTCCTGATAGCAGACGAGGCAGTTTCGATGCTCGATGTCTCAACTAGGGGCAAGATAGTGGAAATTTTCAAGGAGCTCAGAAATAAACTGGGAAGCTCCATCATTTTTATATCGCATGACATAGGCCTGTCTTACTTCATCTCAGACAGGATTTTCATAATGTACAAGGGGAAAATAATCGAAGAAGGGACTCCTCAGGAAGTAATTGACAACCCGAAGCATGAGTACACAAAAACCCTGGTGGAGAGTGTTCCGACGATATACAGAAAATGGGAGGACTTTCTGGAGGTATGA